The following proteins are co-located in the Castor canadensis chromosome 5, mCasCan1.hap1v2, whole genome shotgun sequence genome:
- the Usf3 gene encoding basic helix-loop-helix domain-containing protein USF3 isoform X1: MPEMTKHETPTKKQHGKKNRETHNAVERHRKKKINAGINRIGELIPCSPALKQSKNMILDQAFKYITELKRQNDELLLNGGNNEQAEEIKKLRKQLEEIQKENGRYIELLKANDICLYDDPTIHWKGNLKNSKVSVVIPSDQIQKNIIVYSNGSQPGGNSQGTAVQGITFNVGHNLQKQTANVVPVQRTCNLVTPVSISGVYPSENKPWHQTTVSALAANQPVPLCLPATISTQNFLELATSESESSVLGTTGGSLIAVSVGPEPHQHHSLHTCLNDQNDSENNSGQENPKLSKQTAPCAISFPPSSSTTATKVHHGTKSCLSKQDFRGDLQSTFVVAVTTTVCSQLPRSTGDSSPVSINKSTDSTSTTSVVAPSVPGVGKTTTAISTLSANALESGWTLSCSLPSSSVSASDLKNISSLTRISSAGNTQTTWTTLQLAGNTIQPLSQTPSSTVTPVLSESGTSPTTGNHSRHVTTGISLNNSLPADGQPVEQVVVTLPSCSSLPMQPLIAQPQVKAQPPKNILPLNSAMQVIQMAQPVGSAVNAAPANQNVIILQPPSTTPCPTVMRAEVPSQTVGQQIVIIQAANQNPLPLLSAPPPGSVRLPVNGASAIIGSHNSLQNVSTPQTFGGKHLVHILPRPSSLSTSNSTQTFSVTMSNQQQPQTISLNGQLFALQPMMSSSGTTNQTPMQIIQPTTSEDPNTNVALNTFGALASLNQSISQMAGQSCVQLSISQPSNPQTAANSQTTPANCVSLTTTVAPPMTTDNSAMLPSTYSLVTTSSMNTVPCLPPTVKSKRLNKKPGAKKYLAANKPACPLNPGRDVGKLECPSTEGSGEPSSSDGLLESLPVVLPSVAVSQANSVSASHSLDVLNSESIIPESVSKSKSEEESSSPSQESETSERFSVGPAKSKDSTPVLQQETSQDKPTSVLSDTTKSCASANVLIPSPNDPQIFVSQVSGLSSTTSTTSTDCVSEVEIVTEPCQVQKDSPDTMQTAGLLKGQGLTTLLSDLTKEKDLQKSSLSIQMDHPDFPSETSKIVDSSVDLHPKQELLLMNNDDRNPPQHHPCLPDQEVINGSLLTSRQADSPMSTSSGSSRSFSVASMLPETAREDVTSSVTTNTCDSCTFAEQTDIVALAARAIFDQENIEKGRVGIQADTREVTSKPSETSSLEGDQPFKSQIPKENGTGHAEATPNEFDSQDSVEVTVDRPLEKPSCSLGIKTSNASLQVSASQPPSLTSLSVNNLIHQSSISHPLVSCAGLAQTSEQATIPTTVNLTVSSSSYGSQPPGPSLMTEYSQEQLDTMSTTIPNSQIQEPLLKASHESRKDSAKRTVQDDLLLSSAKRQKHCQPAPLRLESMPLMSRTPDSISDQTQMIVSQIPPNSSNSVVPVSSSTHGEGLTRLFPPGNNFVTPTLRQTEVQCSSQPSVAEQQQQQQQTQANQHLQALQQHVPAQGVSHLHSNHLYIKQQQQQQQAGQLRERHHLYQLQHHVSHAESAVHSQPHSVHQQRTLQQEVQLQKKRNLVQGTQASQLSLQPKHHATDQSRPKSGQPHPHHQQMQQQMQQHFGSSQPEKSCENPSSSRNHHSHPQNHLSQDIMHQQQDVGSRQPGSGVSSEHVSGHNPMQRLLPSRGLEQQMVSQPSIVTRPSDMACTPHRPERNRVSSYSAEALIGKTSSNSEQRMGISIQGSRVSDQLEMRSYLDVPRNKSVAIHSMQGRVDHTVAADIRLSDCQTFKPSGASQQSQGNFEVQSSRNNEIGNPVSSLRNMQSQAFRISQNTGPPPIDRQKRLPYPPVQSIPTGNAIPPRDSENTCHQSFMQSLLAPHLGDQVIGSQRSLSEHQRNTQCGPSSAIEYNCPPTHENVHIRRESESQNRESCDMSLGAINTRNNTLNIPFSSSSSSGDIQGRNTSPNVSVQKSNPMRITDSHGTKGHMNPPVTTNMHGVARPALPHPSVSHGNADQGPPVRQANSSVPQRSRHPMQDSSGSKIRQPERNRSGNQRHSNVFDPSLPHLPLSTSGSMILGRQQPATEKRGSIVRFMPDSPQVPNDNSGPDQHTLSQNFGFPFIPEGGMNPPINANTSFIPQVTQPSATRTPALIPVDPQNTLSSFYPPYSPAHPTLSNDISIPYFSNQMFSNPSTEKVNSGSLNNRFGSILSPPRPVGFAQPSFPLLPDMPPMHMTNSHLSNFNMTSLFPEIATALPDGSAMSPLLTIANSSASDSSKQSSNRPAHNISHILGHDCSSAV; encoded by the exons TGGAGAggcatagaaagaagaaaatcaatgcTGGGATAAACAGAATAGGAGAACTGATTCCATGTTCCCCTGCTCTGAAGCAG AGCAAGAATATGATCCTGGACCAAGCCTTTAAATATATAACAGAATTGAAAAGGCAAAATGATGAGCTTCTGCTTAATGGAGGAAACAATGAACAAG ctgaagaaatcaaaaagcttcGGAAACAACTAGAAgaaatccaaaaagaaaatggCCGATATATTGAATTGCTGAAGGCAAATGATATATGCTTATATGATGACCCCACAATCCACTGGAAAGGCAACCTTAAAAACTCAAAGGTGTCTGTTGTTATTCCGAGTGACCAGATCCAAAAAAATATCATTGTTTATTCAAATGGGAGTCAGCCTGGTGGAAACAGCCAGGGAACAGCTGTTCAGGGGATAACCTTTAATGTTGGTcataatttacaaaaacaaaccGCCAATGTGGTGCCAGTACAGAGGACTTGCAATCTTGTGACTCCTGTGTCTATTTCTGGAGTTTACCCTTCTGAAAACAAGCCGTGGCATCAGACCACAGTTTCTGCATTGGCTGCCAACCAGCCTGTTCCCCTTTGTCTTCCTGCTACAATTTCTACTCAAAATTTTCTTGAGCTTGCCACCTCTGAAAGTGAATCAAGTGTGCTCGGTACCACTGGTGGCTCACTAATTGCTGTTTCAGTTGGGCCTGAACCTCACCAACATCATTCCTTGCACACATGTCTAAATGATCAAAATGATTCCGAAAATAACAGTGGGCAAGAGAACCCCAAATTATCAAAGCAAACAGCCCCTTGTGCTATAAGCTTCccccccagcagctcaacaactgcCACTAAAGTGCACCATGGAACAAAGTCCTGCCTGAGCAAACAGGACTTCAGAGGTGATTTGCAAAGCACCTTTGTTGTTGCAGTTACCACCACAGTCTGCTCCCAGCTTCCCAGATCTACAGGTGATTCTTCTCCAGTGAGCATTAACAAGAGCACTGACTCGACAAGTACAACCTCAGTGGTTGCACCATCTGTCCCTGGAGTAGGAAAGACCACCACTGCAATAAGCACTCTTTCTGCAAATGCTTTGGAAAGTGGTTGGACTCTTTCTTGTTCTTTGCCTTCTTCAAGTGTTAGTGCTTcagatttgaaaaatattagTAGCCTTACTCGAATTTCTTCAGCTGGAAACACACAGACAACATGGACTACTTTGCAACTGGCAGGAAACACTATTCAGCCCTTAAGCCAGACACCATCTTCCACTGTGACTCCAGTATTAAGTGAGTCTGGTACCAGCCCTACCACAGGAAACCACAGTAGACATGTGACTACAGGCATCAGTTTAAATAATTCCCTTCCAGCAGATGGGCAGCCAGTTGAGCAAGTAGTGGTAACCTTGCCTTCTTGTTCATCTTTACCTATGCAGCCACTAATTGCCCAGCCACAAGTTAAAGCTCAGCCTCCAAAAAATATCCTTCCACTGAATTCAGCAATGCAAGTGATTCAGATGGCTCAGCCAGTTGGGTCAGCTGTCAATGCAGCTCCAGCTaaccaaaatgttatcattcttcAGCCACCTAGCACGACCCCATGTCCAACAGTGATGAGGGCAGAGGTTCCCAGCCAGACAGTAGGTCAACAGATTGTCATCATACAGGCAGCTAACCAGAATCCATTGCCACTCCTCTCTGCTCCCCCTCCTGGTTCTGTTCGACTCCCTGTCAATGGAGCCAGTGCTATAATAGGGTCTCATAATTCACTGCAAAATGTTTCAACTCCCCAGACTTTTGGAGGAAAGCATCTTGTCCACATATTACCAAGACCTTCATCTTTATCCACATCTAATTCAACACAAACTTTTTCTGTTACCATGTCAAACCAACAACAGCCTCAAACCATTTCCTTAAATGGACAGCTCTTTGCTTTGCAGCCTATGATGTCTTCATCAGGAACTACAAATCAAACCCCTATGCAAATTATTCAACCCACCACCAGCGAAGATCCAAATACCAATGTTGCCCTGAATACATTTGGTGCTTTGGCCAGCCTCAATCAAAGCATATCACAGATGGCTGGGCAAAGCTGTGTACAACTGTCCATTAGCCAGCCTTCCAATCCTCAAACTGCTGCAAATAGTCAAACCACCCCAGCTAACTGTGTTTCACTAACAACAACTGTAGCACCTCCCATGACGACAGATAATTCAGCCATGCTACCCAGTACTTACAGTCTTGTGACCACTTCCTCAATGAACACTGTCCCTTGTTTGCCACCTACTGTGAAGtcaaaaagattaaataagaagCCAGGTGCCAAGAAATACTTAGCAGCTAACAAACCAGCGTGCCCCCTGAATCCAGGCAGAGATGTGGGCAAGTTAGAGTGCCCTAGCACCGAAGGCTCAGGAGAGCCATCATCTAGTGACGGACTGCTGGAAAGCCTCCCTGTTGTCCTACCATCTGTTGCTgtgtcccaggcaaatagtgtttCTGCTTCACATTCTTTGGACGTTCTAAATTCTGAGTCCATAATTCCTGAGTCTGTGTCCAAATCCAAGTCAGAGGAAGAGTCTAGCTCACCCTCCCAAGAATCTGAAACAAGTGAACGTTTTTCAGTGGGCCCAGCAAAATCCAAAGATTCTACCCCTGTTTTGCAACAAGAGACATCTCAGGATAAACCAACTAGTGTGTTGTCAGATACTACCAAGTCCTGTGCTTCAGCCAATGTGCTAATTCCATCTCCAAATGATCCTCAGATTTTTGTTTCTCAGGTTTCTGGTTTGTCATCCACCACAAGCACTACAAGTACTGACTGTGTTTCTGAGGTAGAAATCGTCACAGAACCTTGCCAGGTCCAGAAAGACTCACCAGACACAATGCAAACTGCAGGTCTCTTAAAGGGACAGGGTCTAACTACATTGCTGTCTGATCTTACTAAAGAAAAAGACCTTCAGAAATCATCTCTTTCTATCCAGATGGATCATCCTGATTTTCCTTCAGAAACTTCTAAGATAGTTGATTCCAGTGTCGATTTACATCCCAAACAGGAACTATTACTGATGAACAACGATGATAGAAATCCACCACAGCATCATCCCTGCCTCCCCGATCAGGAAGTTATTAATGGTTCTTTGCTCACCAGTAGGCAGGCCGACTCTCCCATGTCAACCAGCTCTGGCAGTAGTCGGAGTTTCTCAGTTGCATCCATGCTTCCTGAAACAGCTAGGGAAGATGTGACCAGCAGTGTGACAACTAATACGTGTGATAGCTGTACCTTTGCAGAACAAACTGATATAGTAGCTCTTGCAGCAAGAGCCATTTTTGACCAGGAGAACATTGAGAAGGGAAGGGTTGGCATCCAGGCTGATACAAGGGAAGTTACTTCAAAGCCTTCCGAAACATCATCTTTGGAGGGAGATCAGCCTTTCAAATCACAGATCCCTAAAGAGAATGGCACAGGGCATGCAGAAGCAACACCAAATGAATTTGACTCTCAGGATTCAGTTGAAGTAACAGTGGATCGGCCCCTTGAAAAACCAAGTTGTTCTCTAGGAATTAAAACATCAAATGCCTCCTTACAGGTTTCAGCTTCTCAGCCACCAAGCCTCACCAGCTTAAGTGTAAATAATCTTATCCATCAGAGCAGCATCAGCCATCCTCTGGTCAGCTGTGCAGGGTTAGCCCAAACTTCAGAGCAAGCAACTATTCCCACAACAGTTAATCTTACTGTTTCATCCAGCTCCTATGGCAGCCAGCCTCCTGGACCATCTCTGATGACAGAGTATTCCCAAGAACAGCTAGATACTATGTCTACTACCATaccaaattcacagattcaagaGCCCCTCTTAAAAGCAAGTCATGAAAGCCGTAAAGATTCTGCTAAGCGCACTGTCCAGGATGATCTCTTACTATCTTCAGCCAAACGTCAAAAGCATTGTCAGCCAGCCCCCCTCAGGCTTGAAAGTATGCCTTTGATGAGCCGAACTCCAGACAGCATTTCTGATCAAACTCAGATGATAGTTAGTCAAATCCCTCCCAACTCTTCAAACTCAGTTGTGCCTGTCAGCAGCTCAACACATGGAGAGGGCCTCACACGATTATTTCCACCTGGTAACAACTTTGTGACTCCTACTTTGAGGCAAACTGAAGTTCAGTGTAGTTCTCAGCCTTCGGTTgctgagcagcagcagcagcaacaacaaacccAGGCAAATCAACATCTGCAGGCCCTGCAGCAGCATGTTCCAGCTCAAGGGGTCTCTCACCTTCACAGTAACCATCTGTATAtcaagcagcagcagcaacagcagcaagcAGGGCAGTTAAGAGAGAGGCATCACTTGTATCAACTACAGCATCATGTATCTCATGCAGAGAGTGCTGTCCACTCCCAGCCCCACAGCGTGCACCAACAGAGAACTCTACAACAAGAAGTTCAGTTGCAGAAAAAGAGGAATCTCGTCCAGGGCACTCAGGCCTCTCAGCTTTCCCTACAACCAAAGCACCATGCAACCGACCAGTCCCGACCCAAAAGTGGTCAGCCACATCCCCACCATCAACAGATGCAGCAACAGATGCAGCAACACTTTGGAAGTTCCCAGCCAGAGAAGAGCTGTGAAAACCCTTCAAGTAGTCGGAACCACCATAGCCATCCCCAGAACCATCTCAGTCAAGATATTATGCACCAGCAGCAAGATGTTGGAAGCAGACAGCCAGGTTCTGGGGTTTCTTCAGAACATGTATCTGGGCATAATCCAATGCAGAGACTTTTGCCATCAAGAGGCTTAGAGCAGCAAATGGTGTCGCAACCAAGTATTGTGACTAGACCTTCAGACATGGCCTGTACTCCACACAGGCCAGAGAGAAATCGAGTTTCAAGTTACTCTGCTGAGGCACTCATTGGAAAGACATCTTCTAATTCAGAGCAGAGAATGGGTATATCGATTCAGGGTTCCAGAGTTTCGGATCAACTTGAAATGAGAAGCTATCTTGACGTTCCCAGAAATAAGAGCGTGGCTATTCATAGTATGCAGGGTCGTGTGGACCACACTGTTGCTGCAGATATCCGCCTTTCTGATTGTCAGACATTTAAGCCAAGTGGAGCCAGTCAGCAGTCCCAGGGTAATTTTGAAGTACAGTCttcaagaaataatgaaataggTAACCCTGTATCATCGTTGAGGAATATGCAGTCCCAGGCTTTTCGAATTAGTCAAAACACTGGCCCACCACCAATCGACCGTCAAAAGAGATTACCTTATCCTCCAGTTCAGAGCATCCCAACAGGGAATGCTATCCCACCAAGGGACAGTGAAAATACATGTCACCAAAGTTTCATGCAGAGTTTGCTTGCCCCTCACCTTGGTGATCAGGTCATTGGGAGCCAGAGGTCACTCTCAGAGCATCAGAGGAATACACAGTGTGGTCCATCTTCTGCAATTGAATATAATTGTCCACCAACTCATGAAAATGTTCATATtagaagagagagtgagagtCAGAATAGGGAAAGTTGTGACATGTCTTTAGGTGCAATTAACACCAGGAACAACACCTTGAATATTCCTTTTTCAAGTTCTTCTTCTTCTGGAGATATTCAAGGTCGAAACACAAGTCCCAATGTTTCTGTACAGAAGTCCAATCCCATGAGGATTACTGATAGTCATGGGACCAAGGGCCACATGAACCCTCCTGTCACAACCAATATGCACGGGGTTGCAAGGCCAGCTTTGCCACACCCATCTGTGTCTCATGGAAATGCTGACCAAGGGCCTCCTGTACGTCAAGCTAACTCTTCAGTTCCCCAGAGATCAAGGCATCCCATGCAAGACAGCAGTGGTTCCAAAATTCGTCAGCCTGAAAGGAATCGCTCTGGAAACCAAAGGCACAGTAATGTCTTTGATCCAAGTCTTCCCCATCTTCCTCTCTCTACTAGTGGTAGTATGATTCTTGGACGTCAACAACCTGCtacagagaagagaggaagtaTTGTTCGTTTCATGCCTGATAGTCCCCAAGTACCTAATGACAATTCAGGTCCTGACCAGCATACGCTGTCACAaaattttggttttccttttattcctgagGGTGGCATGAATCCACCAATAAATGCTAATACTTCTTTCATTCCACAGGTTACTCAGCCTAGTGCCACTCGAACTCCAGCCCTCATTCCAGTAGATCCCCAAAATACTTTATCCTCCTTCTATCCCCCATATTCTCCTGCTCATCCTACTCTGTCCAATGATATATCGATCCCCTATTTTTCTAATCAAATGTTCTCCAATCCTAGCACAGAGAAAGTAAACAGTGGAAGTTTAAATAACCGATTTGGATCAATTTTATCTCCTCCCAGACCTGTTGGCTTTGCTCAACCTAGTTTTCCTCTTCTCCCGGATATGCCACCAATGCACATGACCAACTCTCACTTATCCAACTTTAATATGACATCTTTGTTTCCAGAAATAGCAACAGCTCTTCCTGATGGCTCAGCAATGTCACCTTTGCTTACAATAGCGAACTCCTCTGCCTCTGACTCTTCTAAGCAATCCTCAAACAGACCCGCCCACAACATAAGCCATATTTTAGGTCATGATTGCAGTTCAGCTGTTTAA